The proteins below are encoded in one region of Peptoniphilus sp. GNH:
- a CDS encoding DNA alkylation repair protein — MTKSKVFDSNKLISDLKSLADPSYKDFMAGLLPNLDPKSIIGVRMPALRSYLKGLGSFDEVEVFLRDLPHRFYEENLLHMMIISRLKDYDLWKEELVIFFPYIDNWAVCDLPAKKDLLKNAHDLKVFIREHLKTDLPYQIRYLINLLRVFYLDDFFDDEVLELVLKVDSPSYYVKMMKAFFVQSLFVKDRDLALKILRDKVLDEKTQKMALRKILDSKRVDRLTKEYIRSLSL, encoded by the coding sequence ATGACAAAATCTAAAGTTTTTGATTCGAATAAGCTTATAAGCGATTTAAAGAGTCTAGCCGATCCTTCTTATAAGGATTTTATGGCGGGTCTATTGCCAAATCTGGATCCTAAAAGCATAATTGGCGTTCGTATGCCTGCTTTGCGCTCCTACCTCAAGGGTCTTGGCTCTTTTGATGAGGTCGAGGTCTTTTTGAGGGACTTGCCCCATCGCTTTTATGAGGAGAATCTCCTACATATGATGATAATTTCAAGGCTTAAAGATTATGACTTGTGGAAGGAGGAGCTTGTCATCTTCTTTCCCTACATAGATAATTGGGCTGTCTGTGATTTGCCTGCTAAGAAGGACCTTCTTAAAAATGCCCATGATTTAAAGGTTTTTATAAGAGAGCATTTGAAAACGGACTTGCCCTATCAAATCAGATATTTGATTAATCTTTTGAGGGTTTTTTATTTGGACGATTTTTTTGATGATGAGGTGCTAGAGCTTGTCCTTAAGGTGGATAGTCCTTCTTATTATGTGAAAATGATGAAGGCTTTTTTTGTTCAAAGTCTTTTTGTAAAAGACAGGGACTTAGCCTTGAAGATTTTGAGAGATAAGGTCTTGGATGAAAAGACTCAAAAAATGGCTCTTAGAAAAATTTTGGATTCTAAAAGAGTTGATAGGCTTACTAAAGAATATATAAGGAGCTTGAGCTTGTAA